In Blastopirellula marina, a single genomic region encodes these proteins:
- the rplJ gene encoding 50S ribosomal protein L10, translating to MSKYLKKLVITDLSKRLEGVNDLLVVDVVGMNAEKTYLVRKQLREKGLSLLVVRRTLAAKACEGTSLAPAFDSMEGSTALVWGGEDFVDLAKEVVKLNDDDKLPGFTAKGGVMDGESLNPESVKAISKWPNRAEQLSLLVGQILGPGRTLAAQIKGPGAKLASQVKQVGENQEG from the coding sequence ATGAGTAAGTATCTAAAGAAACTGGTGATCACCGACCTGTCCAAGCGATTGGAAGGGGTGAACGACCTTCTGGTGGTCGACGTTGTGGGGATGAATGCGGAAAAGACGTATCTCGTCCGCAAGCAACTCCGTGAAAAGGGCCTGAGCCTGTTGGTTGTCCGCCGCACGCTGGCAGCCAAGGCATGCGAAGGCACTTCGCTCGCACCTGCTTTCGATAGCATGGAAGGCAGCACTGCCCTGGTTTGGGGCGGCGAAGATTTCGTCGACTTGGCCAAGGAAGTTGTCAAGCTGAACGATGACGACAAGCTTCCGGGATTCACCGCCAAAGGCGGTGTCATGGATGGCGAATCCCTGAACCCTGAATCGGTCAAGGCAATCAGTAAATGGCCCAACCGAGCTGAACAGCTCTCGCTTCTGGTGGGTCAGATCCTGGGGCCTGGTCGTACCCTGGCAGCCCAAATCAAGGGGCCAGGTGCCAAGTTGGCCTCGCAGGTCAAGCAAGTTGGCGAAAACCAAGAAGGCTAA
- the rplL gene encoding 50S ribosomal protein L7/L12 — MSEEATATVEVSEEIKGLGDQIAGLTLKQAVELGDYLKDAHGIEAAAGGGVVMAGPVGGGDAAAPAEKTEFDVVMTDFGAQKIGVIKVVRGITGLGLKEAKDMVETKDAKIKEGVSKEDAQKAKEELEAAGAVVEIR, encoded by the coding sequence ATGTCCGAAGAAGCAACTGCAACCGTCGAAGTGTCCGAAGAAATCAAGGGTTTGGGCGATCAGATCGCCGGCCTTACCCTGAAGCAAGCCGTTGAACTGGGCGACTACCTGAAAGACGCTCACGGCATCGAAGCCGCTGCTGGCGGTGGTGTTGTCATGGCTGGTCCAGTTGGTGGTGGCGATGCTGCTGCTCCTGCTGAAAAGACCGAGTTCGACGTCGTTATGACTGACTTCGGTGCTCAGAAGATCGGCGTCATTAAGGTTGTCCGTGGTATCACCGGTCTGGGCTTGAAAGAAGCCAAGGACATGGTCGAAACCAAAGACGCCAAGATCAAAGAAGGCGTTTCCAAGGAAGACGCCCAGAAGGCGAAGGAAGAACTGGAAGCTGCTGGTGCCGTTGTCGAAATTCGATAA
- the rplK gene encoding 50S ribosomal protein L11, which yields MAREQVGQAKFQVPGGQATPAPPVGTSLGRYGVNLGQFVQQFNDKTREFNGMPIPVVVTVYNDRTFEFICKSPPAAALLKKAAGLAKGSGTPNTKKVGKVSKDQIDDICNQKMADLNARDLDHARRMIEGTARSMGLEVTE from the coding sequence ATGGCACGGGAACAAGTAGGTCAAGCGAAGTTTCAGGTCCCTGGTGGTCAAGCCACGCCGGCTCCTCCGGTTGGTACCTCGTTGGGTCGTTACGGTGTGAACCTCGGCCAGTTCGTTCAACAGTTCAACGACAAAACCCGCGAATTCAATGGTATGCCAATTCCGGTTGTCGTCACGGTTTACAACGACCGTACTTTTGAATTCATCTGCAAGAGCCCACCAGCGGCTGCTTTGCTGAAGAAGGCTGCTGGCCTGGCCAAGGGTAGCGGTACTCCGAACACCAAGAAGGTCGGTAAGGTCAGCAAGGACCAGATCGACGACATTTGCAATCAAAAGATGGCGGACCTCAATGCCCGCGACCTGGACCATGCTCGCCGAATGATCGAAGGAACGGCTCGGAGTATGGGCCTGGAAGTCACGGAATAG
- the rpoC gene encoding DNA-directed RNA polymerase subunit beta', translating to MSILESSYDRINDYTAVKISLARPHDIRSWSFGEVKKPETINYRTYRPEKDGLFCERIFGPEKDWECACGKYRGMKYKGMICDRCGVKITHSRVRRKRMGHIELAAPIVHIWFFKAMPSRLGNLLAMKTSSLEKVIYFQDYVVIDPGSTDLEKFQTLTEEEYRGAVEQFGSGSFEADMGAEAVRKLLQGLDLVQLSIDLRKDLAETGSKQKRKDYINRLKIVESIRDSDNKPEWMIMDVIPVIPPDLRPLVLLDSGNFATSDLNDLYRRIINRNNRLRKLVDLNAPEVIIRNEKRMLQQSVDALFDNNRCKRPVLGSSNRPLKSLTDMIKGKQGRFRENLLGKRVDYSARSVIVVGPRMKLHQCGLPKKIALELYQPFIIRKLKVLGHADTIKSAKKMLERKDEEVWDILESVIQNHPVLLNRAPTLHRMGIQAFEPTLVEGNAIHLHPLVCKGFNADFDGDQMAVHLPLSIEAQVEAHTLMLATNNIFAPSNGKPIMSPSQDVVMGCNFITISLPNRPGEGMTFSSMDEADYAFAQGIIDLHALIKVRLPEGRKLKGEDDEESSTRIIETTFGRVLFNEMLPAGMDYYNHSLGSSELSKVISDCYQRLGRRATINLLDDMNQLGFRESTRSGLSFATDDLVTPDSKHKIIGEAEKKVIKFKKLYERGVITDKERVNQVLDAWTHAREQITAEMMTEMKNDDRGGHGYINPVYLMADSGARGGTEQIRQLAGMRGLMAKPSGEIIETPIKSNFREGLTVLEYFSSTHGARKGLADTALKTADSGYLTRKLADVAQNVVITADDCGTTQGITKGVIYRGEKVEVSLADAIKGRVSRQSIVNPITDEVIVRENEMITPDTARKIEKMGLERIQVRSPMTCDNGLGCCKACYGMDMSTGDQVEEGMAVGIIAAQSIGEPGTQLTMRTFHIGGVAVTDTEEHEKKTKRGGFVKFTRMRTATNDEGKDIVLTRNGEITIVDAKGREIESYDVPTGATLEVKENSEVKTGQVLCSWNPYSIPIVAEVGGRVRYEDVVEGETMIIEHDSTGTTRRMITEHKGDFHPQLVIEDEDGKPLDVYYLPEKAIIDVEEGTKVSAGTTVASTPRESGGVKDITGGLPRVTEIFEARKPKDPAVMAEIDGVVEILSEKKRGKRTIIVRNESGIEREHLVPHGKRFLVHTGDYVKAGQSLIDGPLVPHDILRISGEEAVQQYLLHEIQGVYRSQRVEINDKHIEIIVARMLRKVMVDSAGDTSLLPGLVMDKFDFRRANDQLSRCLKISATGDSQQFTEGMIVPKEALEQENGQIESLGGNPAKGTKPAAASASTQLLGITKAAVQSSSFISAASFQETTKVLTEAALAGKVDELIGLKENVILGHLIPAGTGFRTFQDSEVRINPEALAELASRTRERTLEDSFPLLQDGGEQPGHGPAAISEMAPAPGLESLLGGGGPIPATEGPAYGHQPQQPPMPQDGDGFDPDGDEL from the coding sequence ATGAGTATTCTCGAAAGCTCTTACGACCGAATTAACGACTACACCGCGGTCAAGATCAGCCTCGCACGGCCTCACGACATTCGCAGTTGGTCATTCGGCGAAGTCAAAAAGCCGGAAACGATCAACTACCGAACCTACCGACCTGAAAAGGACGGTCTGTTCTGCGAACGTATCTTTGGTCCAGAAAAGGACTGGGAATGTGCCTGCGGTAAGTATCGCGGCATGAAGTACAAAGGCATGATCTGCGATCGCTGCGGTGTGAAAATCACCCACAGCCGCGTCCGCCGCAAACGCATGGGGCACATCGAACTGGCCGCCCCGATTGTGCACATTTGGTTCTTCAAGGCCATGCCCAGTCGCCTGGGTAACCTGTTGGCGATGAAGACCTCGAGCCTGGAAAAGGTGATCTACTTCCAGGACTACGTCGTGATCGATCCAGGCTCCACCGATCTCGAGAAGTTCCAAACGCTGACCGAAGAAGAGTACCGCGGCGCGGTTGAACAATTCGGTTCCGGCTCGTTTGAAGCTGACATGGGTGCCGAAGCGGTTCGTAAGCTGCTGCAAGGGTTGGACCTCGTTCAGCTGTCGATCGACCTGCGCAAGGACCTGGCCGAAACCGGTTCGAAGCAGAAGCGTAAGGACTACATCAACCGCTTGAAGATCGTCGAATCGATCCGCGATAGCGATAACAAGCCAGAATGGATGATCATGGACGTTATCCCGGTGATTCCACCGGATCTGCGTCCGCTGGTTCTATTGGACTCAGGCAACTTCGCCACGTCCGACTTGAACGACCTCTACCGTCGTATCATCAACCGCAACAATCGTCTGCGGAAGTTGGTCGACTTGAACGCCCCGGAAGTCATCATCCGCAACGAAAAGCGTATGCTGCAGCAGTCGGTTGACGCTTTGTTCGACAACAACCGCTGCAAGCGTCCCGTACTGGGTAGCAGCAACCGACCTCTCAAGTCCTTAACCGACATGATCAAGGGTAAGCAGGGGCGTTTCCGTGAAAACCTGCTCGGTAAGCGCGTCGACTACTCGGCTCGTTCCGTGATTGTGGTTGGTCCGCGGATGAAGCTGCATCAGTGCGGTCTGCCCAAGAAGATCGCTCTGGAATTGTATCAACCGTTCATCATTCGCAAGCTCAAGGTGTTGGGGCATGCCGATACCATCAAGAGCGCCAAGAAGATGCTCGAGCGAAAGGATGAAGAAGTCTGGGACATCTTGGAATCGGTGATCCAGAATCACCCGGTTCTCTTGAATCGTGCTCCAACCCTTCACCGTATGGGTATCCAGGCCTTCGAGCCGACCTTGGTTGAAGGTAACGCGATTCACCTGCATCCGCTGGTCTGCAAAGGCTTCAACGCCGACTTCGACGGCGACCAGATGGCTGTCCACCTGCCTCTTTCGATTGAAGCTCAGGTCGAAGCCCACACGCTGATGCTGGCAACCAACAACATTTTCGCTCCGTCCAACGGTAAGCCGATTATGAGCCCGTCGCAGGACGTGGTGATGGGTTGTAACTTCATCACCATCAGCCTGCCGAATCGTCCCGGCGAAGGTATGACCTTCTCCTCGATGGACGAAGCGGATTACGCGTTCGCTCAGGGGATCATCGATCTGCATGCCCTTATCAAGGTTCGTCTGCCCGAAGGCCGCAAGCTCAAAGGCGAAGACGACGAAGAGAGCAGCACCCGCATCATCGAAACGACGTTCGGTCGCGTTTTGTTCAACGAGATGCTGCCAGCGGGGATGGACTACTACAACCATTCGCTGGGTAGCAGCGAATTGTCCAAGGTGATCTCCGACTGCTATCAGCGGTTGGGGCGTCGTGCGACGATTAACTTGCTGGACGATATGAACCAGCTCGGCTTCCGCGAATCGACCCGTAGCGGTCTCTCTTTCGCGACCGACGACCTTGTGACGCCAGATTCGAAGCACAAGATCATCGGCGAAGCTGAAAAGAAGGTGATCAAGTTCAAGAAGCTGTACGAACGCGGCGTGATCACCGACAAGGAACGTGTGAACCAGGTTCTCGATGCTTGGACTCATGCTCGTGAGCAGATTACTGCCGAGATGATGACCGAGATGAAGAACGACGATCGCGGTGGTCATGGCTACATCAACCCGGTGTACCTGATGGCCGACTCGGGTGCTCGTGGTGGTACCGAACAGATTCGTCAGTTGGCTGGTATGCGTGGTCTGATGGCTAAGCCGTCGGGCGAAATTATCGAAACGCCTATTAAGTCGAACTTCCGTGAAGGTCTGACGGTGCTCGAGTACTTCTCCTCGACGCACGGTGCCCGTAAGGGTCTGGCTGATACGGCGTTGAAGACGGCTGACTCTGGTTACCTGACTCGTAAACTGGCCGACGTCGCACAGAATGTGGTGATCACGGCCGACGACTGCGGTACGACCCAGGGTATTACCAAGGGGGTTATTTACCGCGGTGAAAAGGTGGAAGTCTCGCTGGCAGACGCGATCAAAGGTCGTGTCAGCCGCCAGAGCATCGTGAATCCGATCACCGACGAAGTGATCGTTCGCGAGAACGAGATGATCACGCCTGATACGGCTCGCAAGATCGAGAAGATGGGTCTGGAACGTATCCAGGTTCGTAGCCCCATGACCTGCGATAACGGTCTTGGTTGCTGCAAGGCCTGCTACGGTATGGACATGTCGACCGGCGATCAGGTCGAAGAAGGTATGGCCGTGGGTATCATCGCCGCCCAATCGATTGGTGAACCTGGTACGCAGTTGACGATGCGTACGTTCCACATCGGTGGTGTGGCCGTTACCGATACGGAAGAACACGAAAAGAAAACCAAGCGTGGTGGTTTCGTCAAGTTTACCCGTATGCGTACGGCGACCAACGACGAAGGTAAGGACATCGTGCTCACCCGTAATGGTGAAATCACGATCGTCGATGCCAAGGGTCGTGAAATCGAAAGCTACGACGTCCCCACCGGTGCTACGCTGGAAGTCAAGGAAAACAGCGAAGTGAAGACCGGTCAGGTTCTTTGCTCGTGGAATCCTTACTCGATTCCAATCGTTGCCGAAGTCGGCGGTCGCGTCCGTTACGAGGACGTCGTCGAAGGCGAAACGATGATCATCGAGCACGACTCGACCGGCACCACCCGTCGAATGATCACCGAGCACAAGGGTGACTTCCACCCGCAGTTGGTGATTGAAGACGAAGACGGCAAGCCGCTCGACGTTTACTATCTGCCAGAAAAGGCGATCATCGACGTCGAAGAAGGCACCAAGGTTTCGGCCGGTACCACGGTTGCCAGTACACCGCGCGAATCGGGCGGTGTTAAGGACATCACCGGTGGTCTGCCGCGAGTTACCGAAATCTTCGAAGCTCGTAAGCCGAAGGATCCAGCTGTGATGGCTGAGATCGACGGCGTGGTCGAAATCCTCTCCGAGAAGAAGCGTGGCAAGCGAACGATTATCGTCCGCAACGAGTCAGGCATCGAACGCGAGCACCTGGTTCCGCACGGTAAGCGATTCCTCGTTCACACCGGCGACTACGTCAAAGCTGGGCAGTCGCTCATCGATGGTCCGTTGGTTCCTCACGACATCCTGCGTATCTCCGGCGAAGAAGCCGTTCAGCAGTACCTGTTGCACGAGATTCAAGGCGTTTACCGCAGCCAGCGTGTGGAAATCAACGACAAACACATCGAAATCATCGTCGCACGTATGCTGCGAAAGGTGATGGTCGATTCGGCTGGTGATACGAGCCTGTTGCCTGGTTTGGTGATGGACAAGTTCGACTTCCGTCGAGCCAACGATCAGCTGTCCCGCTGCTTGAAGATCAGTGCTACCGGTGACTCGCAGCAGTTCACCGAAGGCATGATCGTGCCGAAGGAAGCCCTCGAGCAGGAAAACGGCCAGATCGAATCGCTTGGTGGTAACCCCGCCAAGGGAACTAAGCCAGCCGCGGCAAGTGCTTCGACGCAGCTCTTGGGTATCACCAAGGCAGCCGTTCAGAGCTCCAGCTTTATCTCGGCCGCGTCCTTCCAGGAAACAACCAAGGTTCTTACCGAGGCCGCCCTGGCAGGTAAGGTCGACGAACTGATCGGTCTGAAAGAAAACGTGATCTTGGGTCACTTGATTCCAGCCGGTACTGGTTTCCGCACTTTCCAGGATTCAGAAGTCCGCATCAATCCAGAAGCATTGGCTGAGCTGGCTTCGCGAACCCGTGAACGCACGCTGGAAGATAGCTTCCCGCTGTTGCAGGACGGCGGCGAGCAGCCAGGTCATGGGCCTGCGGCAATTTCCGAAATGGCCCCAGCTCCTGGCTTGGAAAGCCTGTTGGGTGGTGGCGGGCCAATCCCCGCAACGGAAGGCCCGGCTTATGGCCATCAGCCACAGCAGCCTCCGATGCCACAAGATGGCGACGGCTTCGATCCCGATGGGGACGAACTGTAA
- the rplA gene encoding 50S ribosomal protein L1, giving the protein MAKQSKRYRALVEKVPAEPLNLKDAIVLLKSFDTTKFDQTVEIAMRLGIDPKQADQLVRGALVLPHGIGKVQRVVVFAKGDNATTATEAGADEVGAEDLAKKIKDGWLDFDVCIATPDMMGLVGPLGRVLGPRGLMPSPRAGTVTPDVAKVVKEYKAGKVEFRNDPTGIVHAVVGRLGFEAGKLQDNIQAFVDHINGLKPQAAKGTYVRSVNLSATMSPGVPVAL; this is encoded by the coding sequence ATGGCTAAACAATCCAAACGATATCGAGCCCTGGTAGAAAAGGTGCCAGCGGAGCCGCTGAACCTGAAAGATGCGATCGTTCTGCTGAAGTCGTTCGATACGACGAAGTTCGATCAAACCGTTGAAATTGCGATGCGATTGGGTATCGATCCAAAGCAAGCCGACCAATTGGTCCGTGGTGCTTTGGTTCTGCCACACGGTATCGGTAAGGTTCAACGCGTCGTTGTGTTCGCCAAGGGGGACAATGCGACAACAGCTACGGAAGCCGGTGCCGACGAAGTTGGTGCGGAAGACCTGGCAAAGAAGATCAAAGACGGCTGGCTGGACTTCGATGTCTGTATCGCCACCCCAGACATGATGGGCCTGGTTGGTCCATTAGGTCGTGTCCTCGGTCCGCGTGGTTTGATGCCTTCGCCTCGTGCTGGCACGGTTACCCCGGATGTCGCCAAGGTGGTTAAGGAATACAAGGCCGGTAAGGTCGAATTCCGCAATGACCCTACCGGTATTGTTCATGCAGTCGTTGGTCGGCTTGGTTTCGAGGCCGGCAAACTGCAAGACAACATCCAGGCGTTCGTCGATCATATCAATGGCCTCAAGCCGCAAGCGGCGAAGGGCACTTATGTTCGTAGCGTCAATTTGAGTGCAACGATGAGCCCTGGTGTTCCGGTTGCCCTCTAA
- the rpoB gene encoding DNA-directed RNA polymerase subunit beta: MATSSQRRLEPTEVRRFGSQSIYMAPPDLTKIQTLSYQNFLQAEVEAEERDPELGIESVLREIFPIQSYDGQNQLDYVRYELGKPRYTPEECKQLRLTYGRPFRIWLRLNKEEPIEEEVYLGDLPVMLGGGEFIINGAERVVVSQLHRSPGVDFVLEQDTTSDKKLPSCRVIPERGSWIEVNVSKKDSLTVRIDQSGKFAATTLLRAMSPEYSSDADVIRAFYESSVESVKDGRSVSKIENKIAVDDIIYPSGSDRAGEIILEAGQKISRNIAELICSSGIDKVEVMEPPKTQLIFNALGEDNTSSHEEALLRIYQRLRPGNPPQLEKAKTLFAEKFYDENRYRLGRVGRFRMNRKLGLDIDEGQQTLRPEDLIAAIRYILNLSSGDKRARIDDIDHLGNRRLRTIDELACDEMRKGFLKLRRTVQERMSLKDAEDMTPRNLVNPKSISAAIEYFFGRGELSQVVDQTNPLSMLTHERRLSALGPGGLNRKRAGFEVRDVHISHYGRICPIETPEGTNIGLISSLALYSSVDEYGFLITPYRKITNGKIAKGFVWLRADEESDALVAPADTPTDNDDNLLGDLIIARYRSDFEMVAPTEVHYIDVAPCQMVGVSAALIPFLEHDDANRALMGSNMQRQAVPLLIAEPPIVGTGVERDVAMNSSMIIRAKFDGTVKYVDALKVVVERSGAAEHAEDVYELRKFVGLNERTCLNQHPVVKMGQKIAAGDVLADGAATHGGQLALGRNVLVGFMSFDGYNYEDAIIISEELVKQDVYTSIHIEEFDVEIRETKLGREDFTRDIPNVSEKMLRNLDESGIVQVGTYVKPGDILVGKVSPKSKTELTPEEKLLHAIFGRAGEDVKNDSLEVPSGIEGIVVQAEKFARRMSLSDDERKAFEKTLKDAETEGNSAISELFAEFVGEIEKILGKTVTDEDGTPLTRDQDNKYIAEQAQQFRLYKVLESLKSEDRISQIRQLYAAKWPAIELAIDQRDRKLNSMKRGDELRSGVLQMVKVYIATKRVISVGDKMAGRHGNKGVIAKILPVEDMPFLPDGTPIQIMLNPLGVPSRMNVGQILETHLGWAGAKLGFQAITPVFDGASEEIINDCLEEAGLPRHGKARLHDGRTGEALNQETTVGYIYMLKLHHLVDDKVHARSTGPYSLITQQPLGGKARFGGQRFGEMEVWALEAYGAAYILQELLTVKSDDVEGRTKIYESMVKGENTLEAGTPASFDVLTNEIRGLGLNMQLEKRRL, encoded by the coding sequence ATGGCTACCTCGTCGCAACGACGGCTGGAACCTACTGAAGTTCGTCGGTTTGGAAGTCAATCGATTTACATGGCTCCCCCGGATCTGACGAAAATTCAGACCCTGAGCTATCAAAACTTTCTGCAGGCGGAGGTCGAAGCAGAAGAGCGGGATCCTGAGCTGGGCATCGAAAGTGTCCTGCGCGAGATCTTCCCGATCCAGAGCTACGACGGACAGAATCAGCTTGATTACGTCCGTTACGAACTGGGCAAGCCGCGCTACACGCCAGAGGAATGCAAGCAGCTGCGGTTGACCTACGGTCGCCCATTCCGAATCTGGCTCCGCTTGAACAAAGAGGAGCCTATCGAGGAAGAAGTGTACCTCGGTGATCTGCCCGTCATGCTGGGTGGTGGTGAGTTCATCATCAACGGTGCTGAACGCGTCGTGGTGAGCCAGCTGCACCGCAGCCCTGGTGTCGACTTCGTTTTGGAGCAAGACACCACTTCCGACAAAAAGCTTCCTAGCTGCCGCGTCATTCCTGAACGTGGAAGCTGGATTGAAGTGAACGTCTCGAAGAAGGACTCGCTGACGGTCCGTATCGACCAAAGCGGTAAGTTCGCCGCGACCACGTTGCTGCGTGCGATGTCGCCCGAATACAGCAGCGATGCCGACGTCATTCGTGCTTTCTACGAATCGAGCGTCGAATCGGTCAAAGATGGCCGCAGCGTCTCGAAAATCGAAAACAAGATCGCGGTAGATGACATCATCTACCCAAGCGGCAGCGATCGCGCTGGTGAAATCATTCTCGAAGCTGGCCAGAAGATCAGCCGCAATATCGCGGAATTGATCTGCTCGTCCGGCATCGACAAGGTCGAGGTGATGGAGCCTCCCAAGACGCAGTTGATTTTCAACGCGTTGGGCGAGGACAACACTTCCAGTCATGAAGAAGCTTTGCTGCGTATCTATCAGCGTCTGCGTCCCGGTAATCCGCCGCAGCTGGAAAAGGCCAAGACCCTCTTCGCAGAGAAGTTCTACGACGAAAACCGCTACCGCCTTGGTCGCGTGGGTCGTTTCCGTATGAACCGAAAGCTCGGTCTCGACATCGACGAAGGTCAGCAGACCCTCCGTCCCGAAGACCTGATCGCGGCGATTCGGTACATCCTGAATCTCTCGTCCGGTGATAAGCGGGCCCGTATCGACGATATCGACCACCTTGGCAATCGTCGTCTGCGTACCATCGACGAATTGGCCTGCGACGAAATGCGTAAGGGCTTCCTGAAGCTCCGTCGTACGGTTCAAGAACGGATGAGCCTGAAGGACGCGGAAGACATGACTCCGCGTAACCTGGTCAATCCGAAGAGCATTTCGGCCGCCATCGAATATTTCTTCGGTCGTGGCGAATTGTCGCAGGTGGTCGACCAGACCAACCCGCTCTCGATGCTCACGCACGAACGTCGCTTGTCGGCTCTCGGCCCAGGCGGTTTGAATCGTAAGCGAGCCGGTTTCGAGGTTCGCGACGTTCACATTTCGCACTACGGTCGTATCTGCCCGATTGAAACGCCGGAAGGTACGAACATCGGTCTGATCTCGAGTTTGGCCCTCTACTCGTCGGTCGACGAATATGGCTTCCTGATCACCCCTTATCGCAAGATTACCAATGGTAAGATTGCCAAGGGTTTCGTCTGGCTGCGTGCTGACGAAGAATCGGATGCCCTGGTGGCTCCGGCCGATACGCCCACCGACAATGACGATAACCTGCTGGGTGACTTGATCATCGCTCGTTATCGCAGCGACTTTGAAATGGTCGCTCCGACCGAAGTGCACTACATCGACGTGGCACCATGCCAGATGGTTGGTGTTTCCGCGGCATTGATTCCGTTCCTCGAGCACGACGACGCGAACCGTGCTTTGATGGGATCCAACATGCAGCGGCAAGCCGTTCCGCTTTTGATCGCCGAACCACCGATCGTCGGTACCGGTGTCGAACGCGACGTGGCCATGAACTCAAGCATGATTATTCGTGCCAAGTTCGACGGTACGGTGAAATACGTCGACGCCTTGAAGGTTGTGGTCGAACGCAGCGGTGCTGCCGAACATGCCGAAGACGTCTACGAACTGCGTAAGTTTGTTGGGCTCAACGAACGTACGTGCTTGAATCAACATCCTGTCGTGAAGATGGGACAGAAGATTGCTGCCGGCGACGTGCTGGCCGATGGTGCTGCGACCCATGGTGGTCAGCTGGCCCTGGGCCGTAACGTGCTGGTCGGCTTCATGTCGTTCGACGGTTACAACTACGAAGACGCGATCATCATCAGCGAAGAGTTGGTGAAGCAAGACGTTTATACCTCGATTCACATCGAAGAGTTCGACGTCGAAATTCGCGAAACGAAGCTGGGCCGTGAAGACTTCACGCGAGACATTCCGAACGTCTCGGAAAAGATGCTCCGCAATCTCGACGAGAGCGGCATCGTGCAGGTCGGTACCTACGTGAAGCCTGGCGATATTCTGGTCGGTAAGGTTTCGCCGAAGAGCAAGACCGAACTGACGCCAGAAGAAAAGCTGCTGCACGCGATCTTTGGTCGTGCTGGTGAAGACGTTAAGAACGATTCGCTGGAAGTACCATCAGGTATCGAAGGGATCGTCGTTCAGGCCGAGAAGTTTGCTCGCCGCATGAGCCTCTCGGACGATGAACGAAAGGCCTTCGAAAAGACCTTGAAGGACGCCGAAACCGAAGGCAACAGTGCCATCTCCGAACTGTTTGCCGAGTTTGTCGGTGAGATCGAAAAGATCCTCGGCAAGACGGTGACCGACGAAGACGGCACCCCGCTGACTCGCGATCAGGACAACAAGTACATCGCGGAGCAAGCTCAGCAGTTCCGTCTGTACAAGGTGCTGGAATCGCTCAAGAGCGAAGACCGCATCTCCCAGATTCGTCAACTATACGCCGCCAAGTGGCCAGCCATTGAACTGGCGATCGATCAACGCGATCGCAAGCTGAACAGCATGAAGCGAGGTGACGAGCTTCGCAGTGGTGTGCTGCAGATGGTCAAGGTCTACATTGCCACCAAACGAGTGATCTCGGTGGGTGACAAGATGGCCGGCCGTCACGGTAACAAGGGTGTGATCGCCAAGATCCTTCCGGTCGAAGACATGCCGTTTTTGCCGGACGGTACCCCAATCCAGATCATGCTCAACCCGCTCGGCGTTCCAAGCCGTATGAACGTGGGGCAGATTCTGGAAACCCACTTGGGCTGGGCAGGTGCCAAGCTCGGCTTCCAGGCGATCACTCCGGTGTTCGACGGGGCGAGCGAAGAAATCATCAACGACTGTCTGGAAGAAGCGGGTTTGCCGCGTCATGGGAAGGCACGCCTTCACGACGGACGTACCGGCGAAGCGCTCAACCAGGAAACGACGGTCGGTTACATTTACATGCTGAAGCTGCATCACTTGGTGGATGATAAGGTGCATGCTCGAAGCACTGGTCCTTACTCGCTTATTACTCAGCAGCCGCTGGGTGGTAAAGCTCGTTTCGGTGGCCAGCGTTTCGGGGAAATGGAAGTGTGGGCTCTGGAAGCCTACGGTGCCGCCTACATCCTTCAAGAGCTGCTCACTGTGAAGAGTGACGACGTTGAAGGACGAACGAAAATCTACGAATCGATGGTCAAAGGTGAAAACACGCTGGAAGCCGGTACGCCCGCCAGCTTTGACGTGTTGACCAACGAAATCCGAGGGCTCGGGTTGAATATGCAGCTGGAGAAACGCCGCCTGTAA